The Terriglobus tenax genome contains a region encoding:
- a CDS encoding SDR family NAD(P)-dependent oxidoreductase, with the protein MGHKLFDLTGKTAVVVGGTSGIGLAMALGLAEAGADVVASSRRQEQVDEVAAKIEALGRKTLRIATDVNDRETLQVLADKTLETFGKVDILINCAGKIKREPTLTVPEETWNDIFNTNVNGTLRACQIFGKHMLERGYGRIVNIASLNTFVSLKEVTAYASSKAAVGALTRSLAVEWSSQGVTVNAIAPGVFRTDLNAKLLDESPRGQELKMRTPMARFGKTEELVGAAIFLSSDAASFITGEILVVDGGFLASGVNQ; encoded by the coding sequence ATGGGTCACAAGCTGTTTGATCTGACGGGTAAGACCGCGGTTGTAGTGGGTGGAACTTCAGGCATCGGCCTGGCGATGGCGCTGGGACTGGCCGAGGCGGGCGCGGATGTGGTGGCGAGCTCTCGCCGTCAGGAGCAGGTGGACGAGGTAGCCGCGAAGATTGAGGCGCTGGGCCGCAAGACGCTGCGTATTGCCACGGACGTGAATGATCGTGAGACGCTGCAGGTGCTGGCGGACAAGACGCTGGAGACCTTCGGCAAGGTCGATATCCTGATCAACTGCGCCGGCAAGATCAAGCGTGAGCCCACGCTGACGGTTCCGGAAGAGACCTGGAACGACATCTTCAATACCAACGTGAACGGCACGCTGCGCGCCTGCCAGATCTTCGGCAAGCACATGCTGGAGCGCGGCTACGGACGCATTGTGAATATCGCCTCGCTGAACACCTTCGTGAGCCTGAAGGAAGTGACGGCGTATGCGTCGAGCAAGGCCGCCGTGGGCGCGCTGACGCGTTCGCTGGCGGTGGAGTGGTCCTCGCAGGGTGTGACGGTGAACGCGATCGCTCCGGGTGTGTTCCGCACGGACCTGAACGCGAAGCTGCTGGATGAGTCGCCGCGCGGGCAGGAGCTGAAGATGCGTACGCCGATGGCTCGCTTTGGCAAGACCGAGGAGCTGGTGGGTGCGGCGATCTTCCTGTCGAGCGATGCGGCTTCGTTTATCACCGGAGAGATCCTGGTGGTGGATGGCGGCTTCCTGGCGAGTGGTGTGAACCAGTAA